The Legionella lansingensis DNA window GCTGCAATTTTTGCAAGAGACTCCCCCTTTTGTACCAAATGAATATTACCCCTATCAGGACCACTGCCAGCTAATGCTTCAATACGTGTTCCATGAGGAGGATAATCCCAGAAATAACGTTTTAACCCCTCAAAAATAGCCTGGGTTAAACGTATCTGATAATTGGGATTGGTTAAATTCCTTTCTTCTCGTGGATTAGAGATAAAGCCTGTTTCGATTAAAATGGAAGGAATATCAGGGGATTTCAATACCATAAATCGTGCTTGCTCCACTCTCTGATTATGTAAATGGGTGATTCGATTCAAATGACGCAATACGCGCTCTCCCATATGCAAACTGGCGCCTATTGTAGCTGTTTGAGATAAATCGATTAGCACCGTACGTACTAGGCCACTTTGATCATCCAGTTGTGCTAAATTGACCCCCCCCAATTCAGAATAGTTTTCTTTCTCAGCAAGCCAACGGGCCGCTTCACTCGTTGCCCCTGATTGTGATAAAGCAAACACGGATGCCCCGCTTGAATGCTGGTTAATAAAAGCATCAGCATGGATAGAGATAAAAATATCCGCATTATACTTCCTGGCAATATTCAGGCGCTCACGCAATCCGATATAATAATCGCCATTACGCGTCAATACAGCCCTCATCCCGGGTTGCCTGTCAATAATTTGCTTGAGTCTGCGAGCTATCGCCAGGGTCACATTTTTCTCTGCCGTTCTCCTTGGTCCACTGGCACCAGGATCTTTCCCCCCATGACCAGGGTCGAGGACCACAATAACATCGCGCAATGCTTTTTGCGGGGCATGCTTTACCACGATTGGATTAGACGCTTTTTTTATGGCCGAACCTTTTATAGTTGGGTTGATAGCAGCAGGTGTTCTTCTTAACTTATCATTGGCCGTTAGGTCCAAAGAAAAACTGTGTCTTGCCGCGGCTGACTTATGTAATGGCTTGGTTTTGGTAGTAACGAGCCGATTGACCTCAAAGACCAATCGCAACGTGTGAGGGTTAGGATGTCCACTGCGGATATATTTGATTAACTCCTTACCAAGATTAACACGATTTAAGTTAACAGCTAAATCCGTATTTTCGAAATCAATAACAACTCGATTAGGGTTTGTCAACGTAAATACTTTGTGAGCCACTGCACTATCAAGAGTGAAAAGCACTGTAGGCTGGGCTCCTTGTTGCTTTATGTCTATAGACAGCAATTTTGCGGCCATGGCGATGGAGGAGACTGCCAAAAGTAAACAGAATCCAAGAATGCGCACACTCATCTCTCACCTGCAAGGCATGACAAAATTCTTTCTCCAGTGGGACTTAATGCTTTTATTGTTAGCAAACGCCCACTCCCCTTGATGGCAAAATTAAAGTTAATATCACTCGCCCTCAAGAAATTCCAAGCCCGCTCTGGCCATTCAATACAACATACGGAATCTTCACGAAAATAATCTCTGAAACCAATATACTCCAGCTCTGCCTCATCGTGAATACGATAAAGATCAAAATGATGTATTTGGGCGTTATTACATTGGTAGCTTTCAATAAGAGAAAAAGTGGGACTTTTCACTGCTGACTCGATTCCTAGAGCTCTTAGCATGGCTCTTATAAAAGTGGTTTTTCCTGTGCCAATTTCCCCACTAAACGTTAAAATCAATGGAGGAGTTAAGCAGTTGGCCAAGCTAGCAGCTAACAATTCACTGTGAGTCTCATGAGGAAGAATGACATCAAGTTGGCTCATTCGCTACTACCTATTGGTTGATTCACGTGCTGGTGTAAGTAGGGCATTAAATCACTGGCCAAAAGACCGCGCTCTCCCAAAGTTGCTGCTGCTGCATCACCCGCCATGGCATGAATCCATACCCCCAATCTGGCTGCCTCGGCAAGAGAGAGTCCTTGAGCGGCTAAACCAGCAATGACTCCACTCAAAACATCTCCCATCCCAGCACTTGCCATACCCGGATTGCCAGCACTACATAAATAAACCTTCGACTCATCAGAACAGATAATTGTTCCAACTCCCTTAAGAACGACGTTTCCTCCATACTGGTTTTGTAATAAGACTGCCGCCTGATAGCGATCTTTTTGAACCTCAGCAGTCGAGCAATGTAACAGCGACGCTGCCTCACCTGGATGCGGTGTCAAAATCCAATTATCATCATGCTGATGGTTGTTTGCTAAAATGCGTAGCGCTTGAGCATCAATAACCATGGGCAATTGGGAACTAATTGCCTTAGTAAATAAGGCTTGAGCCCACTCGTCCTCTCCCAATCCAGGCCCAATAATGCATATCGTGGCACGAGTGATCAAAGAAGACAGCTGTTTAATTTCATCAATACCATAAAGCATGGCTTCAGGCAAAGAAGGTAAAACATGACTGGCATATTCTGGTCTTGTGGCTATCGTAACAAGCCCTGCTCCTACACGTAATGCAGCTTTTGCTGCCAGACAAACAGAACCCGGCATGCCATGGCCACCACCTATGATTAAGACATGCCCAAAATGCCCCTTGTGCGAGTTTTTTGGGCGTTTGGGTAACACCAGTTGCAAACTCTGATCGAGCAAATAAGCTGCTACCGGAATTGTTGATAAATGATGATCCAACATTAGACTATGACAAACGATTGTCCCGCAATAATCAGGACCATCCAAGGTGAACAGACCTAATTTTCGTCCTATAAAAGTAACCGTTGTTGTAGCACGAACGCATACTCCTAAAACACTTCCTGTATCAGCATTCAAACCGGATGGAATATCCAAAGCGAGTACAGGAATTTGGCTATCATTAATCTGATTGATTGCGGTCGCAATAGGTCCTTTAACATCCCCTTGCAAGCCTATACCTAATAAGGCATCAATAACCAAGTCAGTATCACCGTCAATTGGTTCATCAAGGGGTTGGCAATGCACACCTGCAGCTATTGCAGCTAGAGCTGCATGACATGCAGCGGGAGGTAAGTTTTCTGCTGTTTTATGCTGATTGACAATCACAGAATAGCCTTGCTCATGAGCAAGGCGAGCAAGCACATAACCATCACCAGCATTATTTCCGCTGCCACAAAATATCGTCAAATGTTTTGCTTTTGGAAAAAGCTGGGTCAGCGTAAAAAAAGCACCAGAACCTGCACGCTCCATGAGCTCATCTTCTGAAAGACCTAGATCGGCAGTTACTAATTGCTCGCATAAGCGAATATGCTCTACCTGGTATAGAGGAATCTTTGCACTTGTCATAGTCTTCATATACTCCATTATGCCCTACCAAAAACTCTTCTTAGATTCAGACTGATCCTCAGTCATGTTTATAAACTATTTGAAGGGCATCGCGTCATTGAACGCTACTCCTTCTTTTTTACCAGAGTTAAAGCAGGTTTGCGTGCTTTGGAGTCTGTTCCTGTCTTTGCTGGCGGAGGTGGCTCATTGAGGTCCTCACCAAATTCCATGCCTTGCCCATTTTCCTTGGCATAAATAGCCAAAACCGCCGCAGGGACAATAAAGATTTGCATACTTTCACCAGAGAAACGAGCCGTAAAGATAATTCTGTCATTCTCAAGATGTAAGCCGCGACACGCTTTAGGAGAAATATTCAATACGATTCGATCGCCTTTGACATATTCTTGCGGGACTTGAACACCAGGATAACTGGCATTTACAAGGATGTAAGGAGTCAACTCATTATCGACGATCCAATCGTATATCGCACGAATAAGATAAGGCCTGTTAGAAGTCATTTTCATCATTAGGCTGCCCTTAATTGCCTCTCAGCGTCGGTCAGGCTGGTTTGAAAAGAGTCGCGCTTAAACAAACGCTGCATATAGGCATTCAAGCCTTTTACCTTTGCTGGGATGTCTATGCCCAACTGAGGTAAACGCCATAATAATGGAGCTAAGGCACAATCTAATAAAGAAAACTCATCACTTAAAAAATAAGCTTTGTCAGCAAAGACTGGTTCAAGATTAGTCAAGCTTTCAAGCAAGTATTGACGTGATTGCTCAACTTCGCGACCTGCTTTAATATTTTGCAATAAATAATACCAATCCTGCTCAATTCGATGCATCATTTTTCGCGCTTCTGCTCGTGCAACAGGATAAACCGGTAATAACGGCGGATGAGGAAAGCGTTCATCCAAATACTCCATGATAATACGAGCTTCATACAGCACTAATTCTCTATCTAGAAGTGTAGGAATAGTTCCATAAGGATTAATAGCAAGCAGATCGCTGGAAACATCACCTTGTTTGGCATGAAGAATTTCGACGTTTACCCCTTTTTCAGCCAAAACGATACGAACCTGATGACTATAAATATCATCGTTATCAGAATATAAAGACATAATCGTGCGTTTTGCCACAATAGCCATCAACAAACTCCTCGTCAGCTGTTAATCATACTTTTCGGTATGTCAAAGGGGTTTCATTTTATCACAAATTTGCTCAGGGTGATGATAGATATAAGACAATTTTCTTACTCGTTGTTTTACCTAATGTATTTTTGTCCAGTATACCCTCTTTAACTGATAAGCCACGATAAGGAAAATAAACAAAAATACAAGCACAATAGCTCCGATATGATAGCGTTCTAATCTTGCTGGTTCAGCCACATAGGTGAGAAAAGTAATCAAATCCTCTAGGGTGCTATCAAATTGTCTTGAATTCATTTCACCTTGTTTCACCAGAACAAGATGTGATATTGGTGCTCCTGGTTTCTGACCCTCAGTGACTGCCTCTACTTGGCCTATAAGAGGTTCAAAAATATTTGGCATGGCCACATCAGGTACCAATAAATTATTCGTGCCAAAAGGCCTCTTTTTATCTACATAAAAACTTTTCAAGTAGGTGTAAATCCATGAAGGACCACGTTCGCGGGCCGTTAACGACAGATCGGGTGGCACCACCCCAAACCATTGAATAGCATCTGTTTTAGGCATAGCGATTTGAATAGGGTCGTGGATTTTCCCACTCGTAAATACGAGATTATTGAATAATAAGTCTTGGTCAATATCACCAGCAAATGTAGTCAACCCTAAGTCTTTTGCCATGCGGTTATAACGCATATAACGCAAAGAATGGCAGCCCGAGCAGTAATTCATGTATATTTTTGCACCACGCTGCAACTTTGCTGGATCTTGCACATCGATGTGCACAGGGAGCATGGCAACATTGGTGTCAGCCCATACTAGCGAAGTCAGCATTAATCCCAAAAGACAGTAAAATGGATTTTTATTCATACGCCTATCCTCTCGGGCACTCTTTTGTG harbors:
- a CDS encoding bifunctional ADP-dependent NAD(P)H-hydrate dehydratase/NAD(P)H-hydrate epimerase, which translates into the protein MTSAKIPLYQVEHIRLCEQLVTADLGLSEDELMERAGSGAFFTLTQLFPKAKHLTIFCGSGNNAGDGYVLARLAHEQGYSVIVNQHKTAENLPPAACHAALAAIAAGVHCQPLDEPIDGDTDLVIDALLGIGLQGDVKGPIATAINQINDSQIPVLALDIPSGLNADTGSVLGVCVRATTTVTFIGRKLGLFTLDGPDYCGTIVCHSLMLDHHLSTIPVAAYLLDQSLQLVLPKRPKNSHKGHFGHVLIIGGGHGMPGSVCLAAKAALRVGAGLVTIATRPEYASHVLPSLPEAMLYGIDEIKQLSSLITRATICIIGPGLGEDEWAQALFTKAISSQLPMVIDAQALRILANNHQHDDNWILTPHPGEAASLLHCSTAEVQKDRYQAAVLLQNQYGGNVVLKGVGTIICSDESKVYLCSAGNPGMASAGMGDVLSGVIAGLAAQGLSLAEAARLGVWIHAMAGDAAAATLGERGLLASDLMPYLHQHVNQPIGSSE
- the tsaE gene encoding tRNA (adenosine(37)-N6)-threonylcarbamoyltransferase complex ATPase subunit type 1 TsaE, with the translated sequence MSQLDVILPHETHSELLAASLANCLTPPLILTFSGEIGTGKTTFIRAMLRALGIESAVKSPTFSLIESYQCNNAQIHHFDLYRIHDEAELEYIGFRDYFREDSVCCIEWPERAWNFLRASDINFNFAIKGSGRLLTIKALSPTGERILSCLAGER
- a CDS encoding glutathione S-transferase N-terminal domain-containing protein, which translates into the protein MAIVAKRTIMSLYSDNDDIYSHQVRIVLAEKGVNVEILHAKQGDVSSDLLAINPYGTIPTLLDRELVLYEARIIMEYLDERFPHPPLLPVYPVARAEARKMMHRIEQDWYYLLQNIKAGREVEQSRQYLLESLTNLEPVFADKAYFLSDEFSLLDCALAPLLWRLPQLGIDIPAKVKGLNAYMQRLFKRDSFQTSLTDAERQLRAA
- a CDS encoding N-acetylmuramoyl-L-alanine amidase, producing the protein MSVRILGFCLLLAVSSIAMAAKLLSIDIKQQGAQPTVLFTLDSAVAHKVFTLTNPNRVVIDFENTDLAVNLNRVNLGKELIKYIRSGHPNPHTLRLVFEVNRLVTTKTKPLHKSAAARHSFSLDLTANDKLRRTPAAINPTIKGSAIKKASNPIVVKHAPQKALRDVIVVLDPGHGGKDPGASGPRRTAEKNVTLAIARRLKQIIDRQPGMRAVLTRNGDYYIGLRERLNIARKYNADIFISIHADAFINQHSSGASVFALSQSGATSEAARWLAEKENYSELGGVNLAQLDDQSGLVRTVLIDLSQTATIGASLHMGERVLRHLNRITHLHNQRVEQARFMVLKSPDIPSILIETGFISNPREERNLTNPNYQIRLTQAIFEGLKRYFWDYPPHGTRIEALAGSGPDRGNIHLVQKGESLAKIAARYHVSVTAIQAANHLSGDQLKAGQRLIIPAVT
- a CDS encoding ClpXP protease specificity-enhancing factor, whose translation is MKMTSNRPYLIRAIYDWIVDNELTPYILVNASYPGVQVPQEYVKGDRIVLNISPKACRGLHLENDRIIFTARFSGESMQIFIVPAAVLAIYAKENGQGMEFGEDLNEPPPPAKTGTDSKARKPALTLVKKKE
- a CDS encoding cytochrome c1; the protein is MLTSLVWADTNVAMLPVHIDVQDPAKLQRGAKIYMNYCSGCHSLRYMRYNRMAKDLGLTTFAGDIDQDLLFNNLVFTSGKIHDPIQIAMPKTDAIQWFGVVPPDLSLTARERGPSWIYTYLKSFYVDKKRPFGTNNLLVPDVAMPNIFEPLIGQVEAVTEGQKPGAPISHLVLVKQGEMNSRQFDSTLEDLITFLTYVAEPARLERYHIGAIVLVFLFIFLIVAYQLKRVYWTKIH